In Pseudomonas lalkuanensis, the following are encoded in one genomic region:
- a CDS encoding Hcp family type VI secretion system effector: MDAIILDLGDDIKGDSLLEGFTDKIELMSYSHNVAMQVTNDVSNSERTSGRPHIGEFTVTKFIDTSTPSLNEYCCAGKPITTAKVTIGRNAAEGDGKILPFIVYTMDNVVLSNVSVSGGAGGKPVETLSMNFTKIKWELTAQKDDGTKEGTAASTWDLASNKVVK; encoded by the coding sequence ATGGACGCGATCATTCTCGACCTCGGCGACGACATCAAAGGCGACAGCCTGCTCGAAGGCTTCACCGACAAGATCGAACTGATGTCGTACAGCCACAACGTGGCCATGCAGGTCACCAACGACGTCAGCAACTCGGAACGCACCTCCGGCCGCCCGCACATCGGCGAGTTCACCGTGACCAAGTTCATCGACACCTCCACCCCGTCGCTGAACGAATACTGCTGCGCCGGCAAGCCCATCACCACGGCGAAGGTCACCATCGGCCGCAACGCCGCCGAGGGCGACGGCAAGATCCTGCCCTTCATCGTCTACACCATGGATAACGTGGTGCTGTCCAACGTCAGCGTCAGCGGCGGCGCCGGCGGCAAGCCGGTGGAAACCCTGTCGATGAACTTCACCAAGATCAAATGGGAGCTCACCGCGCAGAAGGACGATGGCACCAAGGAAGGCACCGCGGCCTCCACCTGGGACCTGGCTTCCAACAAGGTGGTCAAGTAA
- the tssE gene encoding type VI secretion system baseplate subunit TssE, with product MSDAGLLAPLFERLAAQADEAPACDHEALAESVRLELARLLNTRRASARSGRPLTILDYGIGDWSALQAYRGDDRRQLVRDIRAAVQHFEPRLQLTSVEADPAPGQPQRLRIRLGGSLRSGQRTWPAVFIIDNDDEGLEVRHERLD from the coding sequence ATGTCGGATGCCGGCCTGCTTGCGCCGCTGTTCGAGCGCCTCGCCGCCCAGGCGGACGAGGCGCCTGCCTGCGACCACGAGGCCCTGGCGGAGTCCGTCCGCCTGGAGCTGGCGCGGCTGCTCAACACCCGCCGCGCCAGTGCCAGGAGCGGCCGCCCGCTGACCATCCTCGACTACGGCATCGGCGACTGGAGCGCCCTGCAGGCGTACCGTGGCGATGACCGGCGCCAGCTGGTACGGGACATCCGCGCCGCCGTGCAGCACTTCGAACCCCGCCTGCAACTGACTTCGGTGGAAGCCGACCCGGCGCCCGGCCAGCCCCAGCGGCTGCGCATCCGCCTTGGCGGCAGCCTGCGCAGCGGCCAGCGCACCTGGCCGGCGGTGTTCATCATCGACAACGACGACGAGGGCCTCGAGGTGCGCCATGAGCGACTCGATTGA
- the tssF gene encoding type VI secretion system baseplate subunit TssF, translated as MSDSIDPELLDYYQRELTWLRHAGASFAARYPKVARRLELAPGECPDPHVERLLEGFSLLTARLQRRLDDDYAEFSDALLEQLYPLALRPIPSCAIVQFEPDPTQGSLAEGYRMPRDTPLFVTTSQGASVHLRTTAEAVLWPVRIGQATLLDGDEAVALTGRPDARAALRLELHCLGEFDWAQLPVRQLRLHLAASPVTNAALFDLLGAHSLGIHCGVPGQPLLPCPGEPQLVGFADDQALLPEEEGQHPGLRLLAEYFTFPDKFAFFDIPIQPPATGGRDCVLVIAFDRAPAGRPHLQADDLRLGCAPVINLFPRTSEPLRPDGTRSEYRLVADAHRESSVEIHSIRSVRAASPRGVSAVPAYYGHAHGAGAAGAGLYWHARRVQGMSPNRRGTDMLLSLVDTGFDPLLDAPEYSLTAELLCTNRHLAENLQAGTRLGFERPGPVARASLRNPPSPQSLPRLSGESRWRMVSQLTLNHLSLVEGPQALDALREMLNLHNLRDEGSARRQIDGIARLTCERVVARVGDDAWRGWRNGLEVRLSLDPQHFAGASSVLFSAVLAQFFSLYATANRFVRTVLVDGDKEVRTWQPQAGMPLSL; from the coding sequence ATGAGCGACTCGATTGACCCGGAACTGCTGGACTACTACCAGCGCGAACTCACCTGGCTGCGCCATGCCGGCGCCAGCTTCGCCGCCCGCTACCCCAAGGTCGCCCGGCGTCTGGAACTGGCCCCCGGCGAATGCCCGGACCCGCACGTGGAGCGCCTGCTCGAAGGCTTCTCCCTGCTGACCGCACGCCTGCAACGCCGTCTCGACGACGACTACGCCGAGTTCAGCGACGCCCTGCTGGAACAGCTCTACCCGCTGGCCCTGCGGCCAATCCCCTCCTGTGCCATCGTCCAGTTCGAGCCGGACCCGACCCAGGGCAGCCTGGCCGAGGGCTACCGGATGCCACGCGATACGCCGCTGTTCGTCACCACCAGCCAGGGCGCCAGCGTGCACTTGCGCACCACCGCCGAAGCGGTGCTCTGGCCCGTGCGCATCGGCCAGGCGACCCTGCTGGACGGCGACGAGGCGGTAGCCCTGACCGGGCGGCCGGATGCCCGCGCAGCCCTGCGCCTGGAACTGCACTGCCTGGGGGAATTCGACTGGGCACAGTTGCCCGTCCGCCAATTGCGCCTGCACCTGGCCGCCTCGCCGGTGACCAACGCCGCGCTCTTCGATCTGCTCGGTGCCCACAGCCTCGGCATTCACTGCGGCGTGCCCGGCCAACCGCTGCTGCCCTGCCCCGGAGAACCGCAACTGGTGGGTTTCGCCGACGACCAGGCGCTGCTTCCCGAAGAAGAAGGCCAGCATCCGGGCCTGCGGCTCTTGGCCGAGTACTTCACCTTTCCCGACAAGTTCGCCTTCTTCGATATCCCGATCCAGCCACCGGCAACCGGCGGTCGCGACTGCGTCCTGGTGATCGCCTTCGACCGCGCCCCGGCCGGCCGCCCGCACCTGCAAGCCGATGACCTGCGCCTGGGGTGCGCGCCCGTCATCAATCTGTTCCCGCGTACCTCCGAGCCCCTGCGCCCGGATGGCACCCGCAGCGAGTACCGCCTGGTGGCCGACGCCCACCGCGAAAGCAGCGTGGAGATCCACAGCATTCGCTCCGTACGCGCCGCCTCGCCGCGCGGCGTGAGTGCCGTGCCGGCCTATTACGGCCATGCCCATGGCGCAGGCGCTGCGGGTGCCGGACTCTACTGGCACGCCCGCCGGGTGCAGGGCATGAGCCCGAACCGCCGTGGCACCGACATGCTGCTGAGCCTGGTGGACACCGGCTTCGACCCGCTGCTGGATGCGCCCGAATACAGCCTGACCGCCGAACTGCTGTGCACCAACCGGCACCTGGCGGAGAACCTTCAGGCCGGCACACGCCTGGGCTTCGAGCGCCCCGGCCCTGTCGCCCGTGCCAGCCTGCGCAATCCGCCCAGCCCGCAAAGCCTGCCGCGGCTGTCCGGCGAATCGCGCTGGCGCATGGTCTCGCAACTCACCCTCAATCACCTCTCGTTGGTGGAAGGCCCGCAGGCGCTGGACGCCCTGCGCGAAATGCTCAACCTGCACAATCTGCGCGACGAAGGCAGCGCCCGCCGGCAGATCGACGGCATCGCCCGGCTCACTTGCGAACGGGTGGTGGCGCGGGTCGGCGACGACGCCTGGCGTGGCTGGCGCAATGGTCTCGAAGTGCGGCTCAGCCTCGACCCGCAGCATTTCGCCGGTGCCAGCTCCGTGCTGTTTTCCGCCGTGCTGGCGCAGTTCTTTTCCCTTTACGCGACCGCCAACCGCTTCGTGCGGACCGTGCTGGTCGATGGCGACAAGGAGGTCAGGACGTGGCAACCCCAGGCCGGCATGCCCCTTTCCCTCTGA
- the tssG gene encoding type VI secretion system baseplate subunit TssG — translation MATPGRHAPFPLSRRLRDEPQAFEFLQALLLLERERPDAEALGRSSAPQGEALRLRGPLTPTFAASQVERLEEEPGQPPVLTTPVFGLGGPDGPLPYAYQEWLQQQAKQKDHAPAEFLDLFQHRLLSLLYRVLGKHRLALGFRAPDDSPAHDQLLALCGLLPDALQHRLALPDAAVTARTALFAGGRRSLAGFAALVRHQFNVAVRYEAYQGGWREIPPASRSLLQRKGRNLGLGRDAIAGTRVWDEHAGIRLTLGPLSNARARDFLPGGSEHVRLASLAALYFGPDLDCALRLLVRPGSPLCLDPSQPPRLRWSGGLQLRGEALQQIDTRLRQTEVA, via the coding sequence GTGGCAACCCCAGGCCGGCATGCCCCTTTCCCTCTGAGCCGGCGCCTGCGCGACGAGCCGCAGGCCTTCGAGTTCCTGCAGGCGCTCCTGCTGCTGGAGCGCGAACGGCCGGACGCCGAAGCACTTGGCCGCAGCAGCGCGCCCCAGGGTGAAGCGCTGCGCCTGCGCGGCCCGCTCACACCCACCTTCGCCGCCAGCCAGGTGGAGCGCCTGGAGGAAGAGCCCGGCCAGCCGCCCGTCCTGACCACTCCGGTGTTCGGTCTTGGCGGCCCCGACGGCCCCCTGCCCTACGCGTACCAGGAATGGTTGCAGCAACAGGCGAAGCAGAAGGATCACGCCCCAGCGGAATTCCTCGACCTGTTCCAGCACCGCCTGCTCAGCCTGCTCTACCGGGTGCTGGGCAAGCATCGCCTGGCCCTGGGCTTCCGCGCTCCCGATGACTCGCCGGCCCACGACCAGTTACTGGCCCTCTGCGGCCTGCTGCCCGATGCCCTGCAACACCGCCTGGCCCTGCCGGACGCTGCGGTGACCGCGCGCACCGCGCTGTTCGCCGGTGGCCGTCGCTCTCTCGCCGGCTTCGCCGCGCTGGTGCGCCACCAATTCAATGTCGCCGTGCGCTACGAGGCGTACCAGGGAGGCTGGCGCGAAATCCCGCCGGCCAGCCGCAGCCTCCTGCAACGCAAAGGCCGCAACCTGGGGCTGGGCCGCGATGCCATCGCCGGCACCCGCGTGTGGGACGAGCACGCCGGCATCCGCCTGACCCTCGGCCCGCTGAGCAACGCGCGCGCGCGAGACTTTCTCCCCGGCGGCAGCGAGCACGTGCGGCTCGCCAGTCTGGCCGCGCTCTACTTCGGCCCGGACCTGGACTGCGCCTTGCGCCTGCTGGTCCGTCCCGGCTCCCCGCTGTGCCTGGACCCCAGCCAACCGCCGCGCCTGCGCTGGAGCGGCGGGCTGCAATTGCGCGGCGAAGCCCTGCAACAGATCGACACTCGCTTGCGCCAGACGGAGGTGGCCTGA
- the tssH gene encoding type VI secretion system ATPase TssH, with protein sequence MELGSLIGRLNAECRRALERAAQRCLQRTHHYVEIEHLLLELMDIEGGDLAYLLPRFGLERDAVATEINQALELFKAGNTRTPALSAQTVGLLEDAVVQASVLGQQGIRSGLLLLALLDRDERRTLLLNSASSLLRIPREALRQNLAEWTQASREQTTSPQAAKGKPATAGAQDSILDQYTQDLTADAHAGRIDPIVGRDSEIRQSIDILLRRRQNNPILVGAPGVGKTAVVEGLALRIAAGDVPPPLQDVSLRVLDLGLLQAGAGVKGEFEQRLKGVIDGVRNAEKPVILFIDEAHTLIGAGAAEGQSDAANLLKPALARGELRTLAATTWLEYKKYFEKDPALARRFQLVQVEEPDESTAVEMLRGVAAKLEQHHGVQVLDAAIHDAVKLSHRYISGRQLPDKAISVLDTACARVALGQHDVPPPLESLRHREQALEEELQRLRREQATGLDHRERITALETESRSNVVAIRELETRWGEEREAVRELLEARRELLTLSDSVDASKPNEELDDRIDHLAAELARLEAGLDAIRQDDPLVPEQVDSKTVAAVIAGWTGIPIGKMLADEAHAVRTLGQRMGQRVMGQNAALGTIAQRIQAYRAGLTDPAKPVGVFLLVGPTGVGKTETAYALADALYGGERNLISINLSEYQEAHTVSQLKGAPPGYVGYGSGGVLTEAVRRRPYSVVLLDEIEKAHPDVLEAFYNVFDKGVMEDGTGLVVDFKNTVMLATSNVGAELVLDTASDQLGSDAFNERLRTVLLQAFRPAFLARMTVVPYRPLDEATLEGIVIAKLERLQGRYKAATGKHFDFDPAIVKAVLAKCSSAGARDIENVLMAQVTGKLAEWVLE encoded by the coding sequence ATGGAACTCGGCAGCCTGATCGGACGCCTCAACGCAGAATGCCGCCGCGCCCTGGAGCGGGCCGCGCAGCGCTGCCTGCAACGCACCCACCATTACGTGGAAATCGAGCACCTGCTGCTGGAGCTGATGGACATCGAGGGCGGCGACCTGGCCTACCTGCTGCCGCGATTCGGCCTGGAACGCGATGCGGTGGCGACGGAGATCAATCAGGCGCTGGAGCTGTTCAAGGCGGGCAACACCCGAACCCCCGCGCTCTCGGCGCAGACCGTGGGCCTGCTGGAAGATGCCGTGGTGCAAGCCAGCGTGCTGGGCCAGCAGGGCATCCGTTCCGGCCTGCTGCTGCTCGCCCTGCTCGATCGCGACGAACGCCGCACGCTGCTGCTCAATAGCGCTTCCTCGCTGCTGCGCATTCCCCGCGAGGCCCTGCGCCAGAACCTGGCGGAATGGACCCAGGCCTCCCGCGAGCAGACCACCTCGCCCCAGGCCGCCAAGGGCAAGCCCGCCACGGCCGGCGCCCAGGACTCCATCCTCGACCAGTACACCCAGGACCTCACCGCCGATGCCCATGCCGGGCGCATCGACCCCATAGTCGGGCGCGACAGTGAGATCCGCCAGAGCATCGACATCCTCCTGCGCCGCCGGCAGAACAACCCGATCCTCGTTGGCGCCCCTGGCGTGGGAAAGACCGCCGTGGTCGAGGGCCTGGCCCTGCGCATCGCCGCCGGCGACGTGCCGCCGCCGCTGCAGGACGTCAGCCTGCGCGTGCTCGACCTCGGCCTGCTGCAGGCCGGCGCCGGGGTCAAGGGTGAGTTCGAGCAGCGCCTCAAGGGCGTGATCGACGGCGTCCGCAACGCCGAGAAGCCAGTCATCCTGTTCATCGACGAGGCCCATACGCTGATCGGCGCCGGCGCCGCCGAAGGCCAGAGCGACGCCGCCAACCTGCTCAAGCCGGCCCTGGCCCGTGGCGAGCTGCGCACCCTGGCCGCCACCACCTGGCTGGAATACAAGAAGTACTTCGAGAAGGACCCGGCGCTGGCCCGGCGCTTCCAGCTGGTGCAGGTGGAAGAGCCGGACGAATCCACGGCGGTCGAGATGCTGCGCGGGGTCGCCGCCAAGCTGGAACAGCACCACGGCGTGCAGGTGCTGGATGCGGCGATCCATGACGCGGTGAAGCTGTCCCATCGCTACATCTCCGGCCGGCAACTGCCGGACAAGGCCATCAGTGTGCTGGACACCGCCTGCGCCCGCGTCGCCCTGGGCCAGCACGACGTGCCGCCGCCACTGGAAAGCCTGCGCCACCGCGAACAGGCCCTGGAAGAAGAGCTGCAACGCCTGCGCCGCGAACAGGCCACCGGCCTCGACCACCGCGAGCGCATCACCGCCCTGGAAACCGAATCCCGCAGCAACGTCGTCGCCATCCGCGAGCTGGAAACCCGCTGGGGCGAGGAACGGGAAGCGGTGCGCGAACTGCTGGAAGCCCGCCGCGAACTGCTGACCCTTTCCGACAGCGTCGACGCCAGCAAGCCCAACGAAGAGCTGGACGACCGCATCGACCACCTGGCCGCCGAACTCGCACGCCTGGAAGCCGGGCTGGACGCCATCCGCCAGGACGACCCGCTGGTGCCCGAGCAGGTGGACTCCAAGACCGTGGCCGCGGTGATCGCCGGCTGGACCGGCATCCCCATCGGCAAGATGCTCGCCGACGAAGCCCATGCCGTGCGCACCCTCGGCCAACGCATGGGCCAACGCGTCATGGGGCAGAACGCCGCGCTCGGCACCATCGCCCAGCGCATCCAGGCCTACCGCGCCGGCCTCACCGACCCGGCCAAGCCCGTCGGCGTGTTCCTGCTGGTGGGTCCTACCGGCGTCGGCAAGACCGAAACCGCCTACGCCCTGGCCGACGCCCTCTACGGCGGCGAGCGCAACCTCATCAGCATCAACCTTTCCGAGTACCAGGAGGCCCACACCGTCAGCCAACTCAAGGGCGCCCCGCCCGGCTATGTCGGCTACGGCTCGGGCGGCGTGCTCACCGAAGCCGTACGCCGCCGCCCCTACTCCGTGGTGCTGCTGGACGAGATCGAAAAGGCCCACCCCGACGTGCTGGAAGCCTTCTACAACGTCTTCGACAAGGGCGTGATGGAAGACGGCACCGGCCTGGTGGTGGACTTCAAGAACACCGTGATGCTCGCCACCAGCAACGTCGGCGCCGAACTGGTGCTGGATACCGCGTCCGACCAGCTTGGCAGCGACGCCTTCAACGAACGCCTGCGCACGGTCCTGCTACAAGCCTTCCGCCCCGCCTTCCTCGCCCGCATGACCGTGGTGCCTTACCGCCCGCTGGACGAAGCGACGCTGGAAGGCATCGTCATCGCCAAGCTGGAAAGACTCCAGGGCCGCTACAAGGCCGCCACCGGCAAACACTTCGATTTCGACCCGGCCATCGTGAAAGCGGTATTGGCCAAGTGCAGCTCGGCAGGGGCGCGGGATATCGAGAATGTGCTGATGGCGCAGGTGACGGGGAAGTTGGCGGAGTGGGTGTTGGAGTGA
- a CDS encoding FYVE zinc finger domain-containing protein produces MNWVEFQEAKTRLIGGSSPPLLMMSGVMHDNGTRYLLEQKGVSCDNTETDLFSGNFEDRDFVWNGSKVRVMGNFQSGGHPALAGLGAVYCAGRVMDSYFFFHSGHYHPKQENALYFLCNFIEQSCEGLSGITRDTKVAQLCAVNHRFYRDKSETETYWASFAQIAEGSSPQKSKVASSSLVIPRSTPIRIGAPSPSVPIPISGSSKQVVKSSVPSLHDMGVTAHGRHLRTIPTRPAQWIPDANRTRCAGCNNEFGLFRRKHHCRQCGDIFCADCSNKQKALVRPARRNTEDTDAGPYRVCNTCHGIQEP; encoded by the coding sequence ATGAACTGGGTAGAGTTTCAAGAAGCGAAGACGAGATTGATCGGAGGGAGTTCACCGCCCTTGCTGATGATGTCTGGCGTGATGCATGACAACGGCACCCGCTATCTCCTGGAGCAGAAGGGCGTCTCGTGCGACAACACCGAAACCGACCTGTTCAGTGGCAATTTCGAAGATCGCGATTTCGTCTGGAACGGCAGCAAAGTACGGGTGATGGGCAACTTCCAGAGCGGTGGGCACCCCGCACTGGCTGGTCTGGGCGCGGTGTATTGCGCTGGCAGGGTCATGGACTCCTATTTCTTCTTCCACAGCGGGCATTATCACCCCAAGCAGGAAAACGCCCTGTACTTCCTGTGCAATTTCATCGAGCAGAGCTGCGAAGGCCTTTCAGGAATTACGCGCGATACCAAGGTGGCGCAGCTCTGCGCGGTCAATCACCGCTTTTACCGGGACAAGTCCGAAACCGAGACCTACTGGGCATCATTTGCCCAGATCGCTGAAGGAAGCAGCCCCCAGAAGTCCAAGGTAGCCTCTTCGTCTCTCGTCATCCCGCGCAGCACGCCGATCAGGATCGGTGCCCCTTCTCCTTCCGTGCCCATACCCATTTCGGGAAGCAGCAAACAGGTCGTGAAGTCATCGGTTCCCAGCCTCCACGACATGGGCGTGACGGCCCATGGGCGCCACCTTCGTACGATCCCTACCCGTCCGGCCCAGTGGATACCCGATGCGAATCGCACCCGCTGCGCAGGGTGCAACAACGAATTCGGCCTGTTTCGCAGGAAACACCACTGCCGGCAGTGCGGTGACATCTTCTGCGCCGACTGCTCGAACAAGCAGAAGGCATTGGTGCGCCCGGCAAGAAGGAACACCGAGGACACGGACGCGGGCCCCTATCGCGTCTGCAACACCTGTCACGGTATCCAGGAACCGTAG